From the Anaerolineae bacterium genome, the window CGCTGGCCGGCGCGATCTGGCTCCTGCTCCGCAGGCGCCGGCATCCAGCGCAGGGGACAATCCTGGCGCTGGGCCTGTCCTGGTGGCTGACCCCCTGGCTGGGCGGGTATCTCATCAACCTTATCGCCCCCTTCAATCCGCCGCGCAGTGAGCGATTGATGCTATTAGCCCTACCGGCCTTCCTCCTGCTGAGCGGCGAGGCGCTGGCGAACGCCCTGGAGCAGGCCCGGCCGGCAGTACGCCGCGCTGCCCTGGCCGGCCTGGCGCTGTGCGTGGTCATCGCCGGCCTCTCCCTGGCTGGTTTTTACACCGTGCCGCGCTATCCGCAGGAGGACTACCGCGGCATTGCCCAATTCATCGCCGCGCGGGGCCGGCCGGAGGACGCCGTCCTTTGCGTTTTCCCCTGGCAGGTCGGGTATTTCCAGGCCTATCTGGACTCGCCGCCGGCGCTGATCGAGACCCCCTCGCAGATATACCCGCAGGCGCGCCAGTTTTGGGCGGATGACCCGGCGCGCATGGCGCGGGAGCTGGATGCCCTCCTGCAGGAGCACGGCCGGCTGTGGATGCCGGCGTACCTCACCACCGGCAGTCGGCTGGAAGAGATGGTGCTCGAGTATCTGGACGCGCATGCCGTGCGTGCCTACAGCCGCTGGTACGGCACCACGCTGCTGACCATGTACGTCCCTGTGCCGGCGCTCGTGCCGTCCGCCGGCGGTGTGGAGTTCGCCGGCGTCGTGCGGGCGGCGGACATGCGCCTCAGCAGTGAACCTCTGCCGTCCGCATACGGCAGTGTAGTAGTGCAGGTGACGTGGCAGAGCGCCGCGCGGCCGGACGAGGATTATCACATCGTCTTCCGGCTGGCCGATGACCAGGGCCGCACCTGGGCGCAGTGGGACCGGGAGCCGCTCTGGGGCCGGCGGCCTTTTTCCGCCTGGGAAGCAGGGGACCATCTCACGGAGCGCTACGGCCTTCTGCTGGATGCCGGCCTGCCCCCGGGCACATATCCGCTCTGGCTGAGCCTGCGCCGGCCGGACGGGACCCCCCTGCCGGTCCTGAGCGCGTCCTCGATGGAAATCCCTACGGAGGCACTGCTGGGCGCGGTGGAAGTGACGCGGCCGGCGCACCCGGTGCCGCCGGCCGCGGTGGCGGCATCGCACCAGGTCCGGGCCGACCTGGGGGGAGCCGTGCGGTTGGTCGCGTATGACCTGCCGCCGGCGCCCTGGAAGCCGGGGGATACGGTCGAGATCCTCCTGTTCTGGCAGTGCCTGAACGCGCCCGGGGAAGAGCTGGTGACCTTTGTCCAGCTCCTGGACCGGGAGGGCCGGCTGATGGCCGCCGCCGAGGTGCCCCCCACAGCCGGCTTTTTCCCGACAACCCGCTGGCAGTCCGGCGATATCATTCGCGACCGTCAGGAGCTGACCCTGCCGGCCGCCCTGCCGGATGGGATCTACCAGCTTATTGTCGGCTTGTTCCGCGCCTCGGACCGCTCTCGCCTCCCCGTGGTGGCCGGATTGGGCCGCGGCCGGGATTATATTCCATTGGGGCGCGTGGGCGTGGTGGGCCGGCCCCATTCCTTCACACCGCCGCAGACGGCCCAGACCGTGAACGCGCGCTTCGGCGACCTGGCGGAGCTGGTGGGCTATGATTGGCGCATCCAGCCCTCCGCCGGCGGGCAGTACCTGGCGCTGACGCTGTACTGGCATGCCCTGCGCGATGGGGATCGGCGGTATAAGGTCTTCGTGCACGCCTTCGACGACCAGTGTGTGCTGGTCGGCCAGCATGACGGCGTGCCGGGCGCCGGCCAGTTTCCCACCAGCGGCTGGGTGGCCGGTGAGTATATCGCGGACGAGCACCCTGTGCTTCTGCCGGCGGGCTTCGCGACAGATCATCTGGGGAAATTGTGGGTGGGGCTGTACGACGACACGGGGCGTCTGCCAGCCTTCACCTCCGACGGCCAGCCGCTCGGCGATTATGTGGAGATCATCCTCGCCCGCTAGGGGCCTGTTATTCCTCTCGCTCTGCCACCAGGAAGTGGGACAATCCGAAGAAACGCAGGGGGGTGCGCTCCAGGAAGTGGAAGAGGGCGCGTATCAGCCGGCCGGCGCGCGGCCAGCGCGCCACCAGGTTGTCAAAGCCTGGGTAGATCTGGGTATGGTGCACGATACGCAGGGGCGTGCCGGCCAGCAGGCGGCGGATTTGCCGGCGCGTGTATGCCCGGGCGTGCGGGCACAGCCGGTTCCGCCAGCGGTCCGGCAGGTAATTGACCAGCGGGATGTTGCCGAAATGATAGCGGCCGCGCCACTCGATGCCGTGGGTCTCGAAGGGATACCAGCGGTTGGGGACGAAGATGACCACGCGGCCGCCGGGCCGTACACAGCGCGCCATTTCCTGTACGGCGCGCCGGTCATCCGCCACATGCTCCAACACCTCGTGGGAGAAGATGACGTCGAAGGACGCCGGCGCGAAGGGCAGGGACTCCACCGCGGCCACACATACCCGCCTGGTCACCGCAAGCGCCTCGGCAGCGCGATCCGCCTCGATCTCCACGCCGTACGCCGCCGCGCCGCGCCCTTGAAAGGCGGCCATATAGGTGCCCACGCCACAGCCGGCGTCCAACACGCGCTGGCCCTGCAGTCCTGCCCACCGCTCCACCAGGGCC encodes:
- a CDS encoding methyltransferase domain-containing protein, producing the protein MQETFQRRGAPSFVWRAGQERRLALVERWAGLQGQRVLDAGCGVGTYMAAFQGRGAAAYGVEIEADRAAEALAVTRRVCVAAVESLPFAPASFDVIFSHEVLEHVADDRRAVQEMARCVRPGGRVVIFVPNRWYPFETHGIEWRGRYHFGNIPLVNYLPDRWRNRLCPHARAYTRRQIRRLLAGTPLRIVHHTQIYPGFDNLVARWPRAGRLIRALFHFLERTPLRFFGLSHFLVAEREE